One Spinacia oleracea cultivar Varoflay chromosome 4, BTI_SOV_V1, whole genome shotgun sequence DNA segment encodes these proteins:
- the LOC130459910 gene encoding ubiquitin carboxyl-terminal hydrolase 14-like, which translates to MWIGFWSFLYFTDITSIRIILRKGFPRPKVRTRWPNCRNSRLTFIRLAVDAIILAEGAEKKEQVAAWVAEKHISAYAMCLPQIESGTVIPPSGWKCANCDKIENLWLNLTDGMILRGRKNWDGTGGNNHAVEHYNETKYPLTVKLGTITADLEVAGSVPISY; encoded by the exons ATGTGGATTGGTTTTTGGAGCTTTCTGTATTTTACTGACATCACTTCGATTCGAATCATCCTTAGGAAGGGGTTTCCAAGACCAAAAGTCAGGACCAGGTGGCCCAACTGCAGAAATTCTCGATTGACGTTT ATAAGGTTAGCTGTTGATGCTATTATATTGGCCGAGGGTGCTGAGAAAAAGGAGCAAGTTGCAGCCTGGGTAGCTGAGAAGCACATCAGTGCATATGCCATGTGTTTGCCACAGATTGAGAGTGGCACTGTCATTCCTCCATCTGGGTGGAAATGTGCAAATTGTGATAAAATAGAAAATCTCTGGTTAAATCTAACAGATGGGATGATCCTCCGTGGTAGAAAAAATTGGGATGGAACTGGTGGCAACAACCATGCTGTCGAGCATTACAATGAGACAAAATACCCACTTACTGTGAAGCTTGGCACAATAACTGCTGATCTAGAAGTTGCAGGTAGTGTTCCTATTAGTTATTAA